The Crocinitomicaceae bacterium genome includes a region encoding these proteins:
- a CDS encoding archaeosortase/exosortase family protein produces the protein MESFIKNPVVRFLFWASVGYLIWLMIYYLYIKTHTNWDYYLDYSIVYLSQSLFDLLGIATTIEIESDHVILLMDGVVNTGVWVGDECNGFKLFSIFTIFILAYPGNWKTKAWYIPVGILLIHFANIIRVMALLAIYEKWPEFLDFNHNYTFTIFVYSIIFILWIRWAKKHGNVKKA, from the coding sequence ATGGAATCATTCATTAAAAATCCGGTCGTTCGTTTTCTTTTCTGGGCATCGGTCGGATACCTGATCTGGCTGATGATTTATTACCTCTATATTAAAACACATACCAATTGGGATTATTATCTTGACTACAGCATTGTCTATCTCTCTCAATCCTTGTTTGATCTTTTGGGTATTGCCACTACTATTGAAATTGAAAGTGATCACGTGATTCTTCTCATGGACGGAGTAGTTAACACGGGCGTATGGGTGGGTGATGAATGTAACGGATTCAAATTATTTTCCATTTTCACCATTTTTATTTTGGCCTATCCCGGAAATTGGAAAACCAAAGCATGGTACATTCCTGTGGGCATTTTATTGATTCATTTTGCCAATATTATTCGTGTGATGGCATTGTTGGCTATTTATGAAAAGTGGCCTGAGTTTTTAGATTTCAATCATAATTACACCTTCACCATTTTTGTATACTCCATCATATTTATTTTGTGGATCAGATGGGCAAAAAAACACGGCAATGTCAAAAAAGCTTAG
- a CDS encoding serine hydroxymethyltransferase, with translation MATQKDNAIFDLIQKEKERQLHGIELIASENFVSQQVLDAMGSILTNKYAEGLPHKRYYGGCQVVDLVEDLAIDRLKKLFGATWANVQPHSGSQANAAVMLACLNAGDKILGFDLSHGGHLTHGSPVNFSGKLYQTSFYGVSKETGRVDYDAMEKVALQEKPKLIICGASAYSRDWDYARIRQIANQVGALVLADISHPAGMIATKLLNDPLDHCHIVTTTTHKTLRGPRGGVIMLRHDFENPWGHKTPKGEIKLMSTLLDAAVFPGSQGGPLEHVIAAKAVAFGEALDPSFTTYNKQVQTNARAMAAEFVNRGYHIVSGGTDNHCMLIDLRSKNITGKDAENALVKADITVNKNMVPFDDKSPFVTSGFRVGTAAITTRGIKEDSIAAIVNLIDAALMNKDNDTRLAEIKKDVQYLVGNLPLFAW, from the coding sequence ATGGCAACACAAAAAGACAATGCAATTTTTGATTTGATTCAAAAAGAAAAAGAAAGACAACTGCACGGGATAGAATTAATTGCGTCAGAAAATTTTGTTAGTCAGCAAGTGCTGGATGCCATGGGTTCTATTCTGACCAATAAATATGCTGAAGGATTACCACATAAAAGATATTACGGAGGTTGTCAAGTTGTTGATTTGGTTGAAGACCTAGCCATTGATCGCTTGAAAAAACTCTTTGGAGCCACATGGGCAAACGTGCAGCCTCACTCAGGTTCGCAGGCCAATGCAGCGGTTATGCTGGCTTGTCTAAATGCCGGAGATAAAATTTTAGGATTTGATCTTTCACACGGCGGACATCTTACCCATGGTTCGCCTGTTAATTTTTCAGGCAAATTATATCAGACATCATTCTATGGGGTCAGCAAAGAAACCGGGCGTGTTGATTATGACGCCATGGAAAAAGTAGCCCTGCAAGAAAAACCAAAACTTATTATTTGTGGTGCATCAGCCTATTCACGTGATTGGGATTATGCTCGCATTCGTCAAATTGCAAATCAAGTTGGCGCTTTGGTATTAGCAGATATTTCACATCCGGCAGGTATGATTGCAACCAAATTATTGAACGACCCGTTGGATCACTGCCACATAGTAACAACAACTACGCACAAGACCTTGCGCGGACCACGAGGAGGAGTTATTATGCTGCGTCATGATTTTGAAAATCCATGGGGACACAAGACGCCAAAAGGTGAAATTAAATTAATGTCTACCCTGCTTGATGCTGCTGTATTTCCGGGAAGTCAAGGTGGACCATTAGAACATGTCATTGCAGCAAAAGCAGTTGCCTTTGGTGAAGCACTTGATCCGTCTTTTACAACTTACAATAAACAAGTTCAAACCAATGCCCGCGCCATGGCTGCTGAATTTGTAAATCGCGGTTATCATATTGTTTCAGGCGGAACAGATAATCACTGCATGCTTATTGATTTGCGCTCAAAAAACATCACAGGTAAAGATGCTGAGAATGCCTTGGTGAAAGCTGATATCACCGTGAATAAAAACATGGTGCCCTTTGATGATAAATCACCATTTGTTACTTCAGGCTTCCGTGTAGGTACGGCTGCAATCACAACACGTGGTATAAAAGAAGATAGCATTGCTGCAATCGTGAACCTCATTGATGCTGCTTTGATGAATAAAGACAATGATACCCGCTTGGCTGAAATTAAAAAAGATGTTCAGTACTTGGTGGGTAATCTTCCGTTATTTGCTTGGTAG
- a CDS encoding FeoB-associated Cys-rich membrane protein yields MTQHVLVYGLFLLAIAYLIWLAMRKKKNNKSCGHDCDCP; encoded by the coding sequence ATGACACAACACGTTTTGGTATATGGTCTTTTTTTACTGGCGATTGCTTACTTGATTTGGCTTGCCATGAGAAAGAAGAAAAACAATAAAAGCTGCGGGCATGATTGTGATTGCCCGTAG
- the feoB gene encoding ferrous iron transport protein B encodes MEIEPAGSTRRVALVGNANIGKTSLFNKLCGLNQKTGNYPGVTIDKKRGKLNAGGDEFEVIDLPGISSLYPNSKDEELVVDYLLNNKSADFPEKIILVVSAVNLKRTLYVFDQVFDLGIPMILAINMHDLAEKRGIKIDADKLSAELKVPVVKISARTEEGIDTLKNLIAQNQNPHYPNDHFIETEYRDLLHQFAKIVHVKNEYRAFLLIAQDDEGHGDEKTNALKKKFIAENDLPARKWKVNESILRYKFINQVIKNCVEANKEKAVDFTTRADKLLLHPVWGYVLFALILFTIFQSVFWLASYPMDWIDSGFATLSGAIENALPDGYLARLVTEGIVPGIGGVVIFVPQIAILFFMFSVLEESGYMPRIVYLMDRLMQKFGMSGKSIVPLISGFACAVPALMSARTIENKKERLITILVTPLLTCSARIPVYVVIIAVVVPDEMIGIFNARGIAMMALYLAGTLMAMLAAWVFNKILKNEFKSYLILEMPEYLMPGLKDVLITVWNSVKAFLWNAGKIIVATSIILFVLATNGLNDFNTAEDFVTENYTNLSDDEKETLTAARQLETSFLGMIGKAIEPGIAPLGYDWKIGIAIISSLSAREVFVGTISTIYSIGSDEELKVTERLKLEKNQASGLPIFTLATCISLLAFYAFSLQCFSTIAVTYKETRSLKWTLIQFFYMTALAYLVAFIAYQTLA; translated from the coding sequence ATGGAAATTGAACCGGCAGGCAGCACAAGGCGAGTGGCGCTGGTTGGAAATGCGAATATTGGCAAAACCAGCTTGTTTAATAAACTGTGTGGTTTAAATCAAAAAACAGGCAATTACCCCGGTGTTACTATTGATAAAAAACGCGGCAAACTAAATGCCGGCGGTGATGAATTTGAGGTGATTGATTTGCCCGGCATAAGTAGCCTGTACCCTAATTCAAAAGATGAAGAATTGGTGGTGGATTATTTGCTCAACAACAAGTCAGCTGATTTTCCTGAAAAAATTATATTGGTTGTATCTGCCGTGAATTTGAAACGCACCTTGTACGTGTTTGATCAGGTATTTGATTTGGGTATACCCATGATACTTGCTATTAATATGCATGACTTGGCTGAGAAGCGCGGAATTAAAATTGATGCAGACAAACTTTCAGCCGAACTTAAGGTGCCTGTGGTAAAAATTTCAGCCCGCACGGAAGAAGGTATTGACACCCTGAAAAATTTAATTGCGCAAAACCAAAACCCACATTACCCTAACGACCATTTCATTGAAACTGAATACCGTGATTTGCTGCACCAATTTGCAAAAATTGTGCATGTAAAAAATGAATACCGTGCTTTTTTACTCATTGCGCAAGATGATGAAGGACATGGTGATGAGAAAACCAATGCACTGAAAAAAAAGTTTATTGCAGAGAATGACTTACCGGCCAGAAAATGGAAAGTGAATGAATCAATTCTGCGCTATAAATTCATTAACCAGGTAATTAAAAATTGTGTTGAAGCAAATAAAGAAAAAGCAGTTGATTTTACCACGCGCGCAGATAAATTATTGCTGCACCCGGTGTGGGGATACGTATTATTTGCATTGATTTTGTTTACTATTTTTCAATCAGTCTTCTGGCTTGCATCATACCCGATGGACTGGATTGATAGTGGATTTGCAACCTTGTCAGGCGCTATAGAGAATGCACTGCCTGATGGCTATTTGGCGAGGTTGGTTACTGAAGGTATTGTGCCGGGTATAGGTGGTGTTGTAATTTTTGTGCCGCAGATTGCTATTTTGTTTTTCATGTTTTCAGTATTAGAAGAGTCAGGCTACATGCCGCGCATTGTTTACCTGATGGACCGCTTGATGCAAAAATTTGGAATGAGTGGAAAGAGCATTGTGCCGCTGATTTCAGGTTTTGCCTGTGCAGTACCCGCCTTGATGTCAGCCCGCACGATTGAGAATAAAAAAGAAAGACTAATTACTATTTTGGTAACGCCGCTGTTGACATGCTCTGCCCGCATTCCGGTTTACGTGGTGATTATTGCCGTGGTGGTGCCTGATGAAATGATAGGAATTTTTAATGCCCGTGGTATTGCCATGATGGCTTTGTATTTGGCGGGTACGCTAATGGCCATGCTTGCCGCCTGGGTGTTTAATAAAATACTGAAGAATGAATTTAAAAGTTACTTGATACTTGAAATGCCTGAATATTTGATGCCGGGTTTAAAAGATGTGTTGATTACGGTGTGGAATAGTGTAAAAGCATTTTTATGGAATGCCGGAAAAATTATTGTTGCTACCTCAATCATACTATTTGTGTTAGCAACTAATGGTTTGAATGACTTTAATACGGCTGAAGATTTTGTGACTGAAAATTATACCAACCTGAGTGATGATGAAAAAGAAACGTTAACCGCCGCACGACAATTAGAAACCTCATTTTTAGGAATGATTGGAAAGGCAATTGAGCCGGGTATTGCGCCGCTGGGATATGATTGGAAAATTGGTATTGCCATTATATCATCTCTGTCAGCCCGTGAGGTGTTTGTTGGTACAATTTCAACTATTTATTCAATTGGTAGTGATGAAGAATTAAAGGTGACTGAGCGATTGAAGTTGGAAAAAAATCAGGCATCAGGCTTGCCAATTTTTACCTTGGCAACCTGCATTTCTCTCTTGGCGTTTTATGCCTTCTCACTTCAATGTTTTAGTACTATTGCGGTTACTTATAAAGAGACCCGATCATTGAAATGGACCTTGATTCAGTTTTTTTACATGACAGCATTGGCTTATCTGGTTGCCTTTATTGCCTACCAAACTTTAGCATAA
- a CDS encoding ferrous iron transport protein A, protein MRLTDFDINKKGRITGITDNPVATKLMEYGILPGASFFIVNKASFNGPIFIQVGENRIALRRSEAVAINVE, encoded by the coding sequence GTGAGATTAACTGATTTTGATATCAATAAAAAAGGACGCATTACGGGCATTACAGACAACCCGGTGGCGACCAAGTTAATGGAGTATGGCATTTTGCCGGGAGCTAGTTTTTTTATTGTAAACAAGGCTTCATTCAACGGACCTATTTTTATTCAGGTAGGGGAGAACCGCATTGCGCTTAGACGCTCAGAGGCGGTGGCTATCAATGTTGAGTAA
- a CDS encoding sigma-70 family RNA polymerase sigma factor, translated as MVEAAKQNKNAFAAIYDKYFERIYLFIFKRVGDEDLAGDICQETMLKVMFNIGKYEDRGVPFSAWLYRIASNEVNLWFRSKKKNTTVEISERHVKDVMQEGELGKIESEEDQEKLIRMLAKLKPEHAEIIELRFFMQYSFKEIADFYGITEANAKMRLYRILEKMKEDWK; from the coding sequence TTGGTAGAGGCTGCGAAGCAAAATAAAAATGCCTTTGCCGCCATTTATGATAAATATTTTGAACGCATTTATTTGTTTATATTCAAACGGGTGGGGGATGAAGATTTAGCAGGCGATATTTGTCAGGAAACGATGCTGAAAGTGATGTTTAATATTGGTAAATATGAAGATAGGGGCGTTCCGTTTTCAGCCTGGTTGTATCGCATTGCATCAAACGAAGTGAATTTGTGGTTCAGGTCAAAGAAAAAAAATACCACGGTTGAAATTTCAGAACGACACGTGAAAGATGTGATGCAAGAAGGTGAGTTGGGAAAAATTGAAAGTGAAGAGGATCAGGAAAAATTAATACGCATGTTGGCTAAGCTAAAACCTGAACATGCTGAAATTATTGAGCTGCGTTTTTTTATGCAGTATTCATTCAAAGAAATTGCCGATTTTTACGGTATCACAGAGGCTAATGCGAAAATGAGACTGTACAGAATCCTTGAAAAAATGAAGGAGGACTGGAAGTAA
- a CDS encoding NUDIX domain-containing protein, whose protein sequence is MYKVFVDNKPVTFKANSEAELMQNFSNHKFIQAAGGLVRLKDTYLFIKRNGVWDIPKGKLDKGETPEAGAVREIVEECGIPKPVIVKHITNTWHTYEHKGKHVLKKTWWYLLKLEILNTDPVPQTDEGITEVKFFKKEDFQRIKNETFESIKLVIELMEQE, encoded by the coding sequence ATGTACAAAGTATTTGTTGATAATAAACCGGTGACATTCAAAGCAAACAGTGAAGCAGAACTGATGCAAAACTTTTCAAACCATAAATTTATTCAGGCAGCCGGAGGTTTGGTAAGATTAAAAGATACCTATTTATTTATTAAACGAAACGGCGTTTGGGACATTCCAAAAGGTAAGCTTGACAAAGGCGAAACGCCTGAGGCAGGTGCTGTTAGAGAAATTGTAGAAGAATGTGGGATACCAAAACCCGTTATTGTAAAACACATTACCAACACCTGGCATACATACGAACACAAGGGTAAACACGTGCTAAAAAAAACTTGGTGGTATTTGCTGAAACTAGAAATTTTGAACACTGATCCCGTTCCGCAAACGGACGAAGGAATAACCGAAGTGAAATTTTTTAAAAAAGAAGATTTCCAAAGAATAAAGAACGAAACATTCGAATCTATCAAACTGGTAATTGAGTTGATGGAACAAGAATGA
- a CDS encoding orotate phosphoribosyltransferase — MILDKDKALKIADFLLQIKAVRLQPTEPFTWASGWKSPIYCDNRKTLSYPRIRTAIRQTFSEQIAEAFGPVEVIAGVATGGIAIGALVAEEMGLPFVYVRSESKGHGLENQIEGEVQPGQRVVVVEDLISTGGSSLKAVEALRKAGCQVVGLAAIFSYGFEKAHRSFTEAECPFFTLSDYHHLIEQALTTNYISDKEVDSLQAWRANPETWNR; from the coding sequence ATGATTTTAGATAAAGATAAGGCATTAAAAATAGCTGATTTTTTATTACAGATAAAAGCAGTTCGTCTGCAACCAACAGAACCTTTCACCTGGGCAAGCGGATGGAAGTCTCCCATTTATTGTGATAACCGCAAAACGCTTTCATATCCTCGTATACGCACAGCAATTAGACAAACATTCAGTGAACAAATTGCTGAGGCTTTTGGTCCGGTTGAAGTGATTGCCGGCGTAGCCACAGGCGGTATTGCCATTGGCGCACTGGTAGCTGAAGAAATGGGATTACCTTTTGTCTATGTGCGGTCAGAATCAAAAGGGCATGGATTGGAGAATCAAATTGAAGGAGAAGTTCAACCCGGCCAACGCGTAGTGGTGGTTGAAGATTTAATCTCTACCGGAGGCAGCAGTCTCAAAGCTGTTGAAGCATTGCGCAAAGCAGGTTGTCAGGTAGTAGGTCTGGCAGCCATCTTCTCTTATGGATTTGAGAAAGCTCACCGCAGTTTCACTGAAGCAGAATGTCCTTTTTTCACCTTGTCAGATTATCATCATCTCATAGAGCAGGCCTTGACAACCAATTATATTTCTGATAAAGAAGTAGACTCGCTGCAAGCTTGGCGAGCAAACCCTGAAACCTGGAACCGCTGA
- a CDS encoding biotin--[acetyl-CoA-carboxylase] ligase, with the protein MRFSVEEIEPVNMHYKQLSHIVNRYPSLQSTNATAMQLLDSQKPAQGTVIIADNQTAGKGQRGNTWISEAGKNLTFSIIIYPRIAAEKMFFLNMATSLAVRDALQIFLTDVKIKWPNDIFCSNRKIGGILIENQVRNNIIQASVAGIGINCNQSEFKQLQPTPTSVLLQTGKEIDLNEVFERIYDALDFMIDLLLAHNYALISKKYHEQLYGLNEEKLFRDEAGVFKGVITGVDPYGKLKVRVEEKIVHYDLKEIALMHAED; encoded by the coding sequence TTGCGCTTCAGTGTTGAAGAAATTGAACCGGTAAATATGCACTACAAGCAGCTATCTCACATAGTTAACCGCTACCCAAGTTTGCAAAGTACCAATGCAACCGCTATGCAATTGCTGGATAGCCAAAAACCTGCGCAGGGAACGGTGATCATTGCAGATAATCAAACAGCAGGGAAGGGGCAACGTGGAAATACCTGGATAAGCGAAGCAGGTAAAAATTTAACTTTTTCAATTATTATTTATCCGAGAATTGCTGCTGAAAAAATGTTTTTTCTCAACATGGCAACATCTCTGGCCGTGCGTGATGCATTGCAAATTTTTTTAACTGACGTAAAAATAAAATGGCCCAATGATATTTTTTGTTCCAATAGAAAAATTGGCGGAATTCTCATTGAAAATCAAGTGCGCAATAATATCATTCAAGCATCTGTGGCAGGAATTGGCATCAACTGCAATCAATCAGAATTCAAACAATTGCAGCCAACGCCAACATCTGTTTTATTGCAAACAGGAAAAGAGATTGATCTAAACGAAGTTTTTGAACGCATTTATGATGCTCTTGATTTTATGATTGATTTACTATTGGCGCATAATTATGCACTGATCAGTAAAAAATATCATGAGCAATTGTACGGTTTGAATGAGGAAAAATTATTCCGTGATGAAGCCGGTGTTTTTAAGGGAGTGATTACCGGTGTTGACCCATACGGCAAATTAAAAGTGCGCGTTGAAGAAAAAATTGTGCATTATGACTTAAAAGAAATTGCCCTAATGCACGCTGAAGATTAG
- the rsfS gene encoding ribosome silencing factor, translating into MPKALKIKDKANRQLIETIIDGLQDVKAKDVVVLDLTSLKHAVTDYFIIASGDSSTQVEGMASSVVRKTRKELKEKPWHEEGVGNSEWILLDYVNVVVHIFFRETREFYNLEDLWADAKRTEIENVQ; encoded by the coding sequence ATGCCAAAAGCACTTAAAATAAAAGACAAGGCTAATCGTCAACTAATAGAAACCATCATTGACGGATTGCAGGATGTAAAAGCAAAGGATGTTGTTGTATTAGACCTCACTTCACTGAAACACGCGGTAACAGATTATTTCATTATTGCAAGCGGTGATTCAAGCACACAGGTAGAAGGTATGGCAAGTTCTGTTGTTCGCAAGACAAGGAAAGAACTCAAAGAAAAACCCTGGCATGAAGAGGGGGTTGGCAATTCTGAGTGGATACTGCTGGATTACGTCAATGTTGTGGTACATATCTTTTTCAGAGAAACCAGAGAGTTTTATAATCTGGAAGATTTATGGGCAGATGCCAAACGAACAGAAATTGAAAACGTGCAATAG
- the ftsH gene encoding ATP-dependent zinc metalloprotease FtsH, whose protein sequence is MSDDSNAKKNAPRGGFNAYWIYVIIAVLLISFNLFHFNSRDIEIQESDFYTLAERGYIEKMTVVKNQEIAEIYLKQEKIDSVKLLDEKYKTLTKKDGLGGRSADLKFETKDLESLNRDLDELEKHLAAKGPNYMFSTKYEKRTDWFGDILSWLLFPVILIIFWIFLMRRMTGGGGQGGAGNIFSIGKSRAKVFEKGKGTNTTFKDVAGLQGAKEEIEEIVDFLKNPKKYTELGAKIPKGALLVGPPGTGKTLLAKAVAGEAKVPFFSLSGSDFVEMFVGVGASRVRDLFRQAKEKAPSIIFIDEIDAIGRARGKNLNMGSNDERENTLNQLLTEMDGFGTNSGVIILAATNRADVLDSALMRAGRFDRQIYVDMPDMNERKEIFMVHLKPLKLENDLDIDFLAKQTPGFSGADIANICNEAALIAARKKKKAVSKQDFLDAVDRIVGGLEKKNKIITPEEKKTIAYHEAGHATTSWLLEHASPLVKVTIVPRGRSLGAAWYLPEERQITTTEQLLDEMCYALGGRAAEEIIFGKISTGALSDLEKVTKQAYAMVSIYGLSDKLGNISYYDPQGQSAFMRPYSEERAQLIDKEVSQMIEEQYQRAKKILLENKDKLSALAEKLLEQEVIFKDDLIAIFGKRMWEKEEARPADTIHPSDEQKDNAAGENAADTSTETKPLPH, encoded by the coding sequence ATGTCAGACGATTCGAATGCTAAAAAAAATGCGCCCCGCGGAGGCTTCAATGCTTACTGGATTTATGTAATCATCGCCGTATTACTAATCAGTTTTAATCTATTCCATTTTAACAGCCGTGATATTGAAATTCAAGAAAGTGATTTCTATACCCTGGCTGAGCGCGGATACATTGAAAAAATGACCGTGGTAAAAAATCAGGAAATTGCAGAGATTTATCTGAAACAAGAAAAGATTGATTCAGTAAAACTTTTGGATGAAAAATACAAAACACTAACAAAAAAAGATGGTTTGGGTGGGCGTTCAGCCGACTTGAAATTTGAAACAAAAGACTTAGAATCACTGAACCGTGATTTAGATGAATTAGAGAAACATTTGGCTGCCAAAGGACCCAATTACATGTTCAGTACCAAATATGAAAAACGCACTGATTGGTTTGGTGATATATTAAGCTGGTTGCTCTTTCCGGTTATCCTGATTATTTTCTGGATATTTTTGATGCGCCGCATGACCGGTGGTGGAGGACAAGGCGGGGCAGGTAATATTTTCTCTATTGGAAAATCACGTGCAAAGGTTTTTGAAAAAGGGAAAGGCACTAATACCACCTTCAAAGATGTTGCAGGCTTGCAAGGTGCAAAAGAAGAAATTGAGGAGATTGTAGATTTTTTAAAGAATCCGAAAAAGTATACCGAATTAGGGGCAAAAATTCCAAAGGGAGCATTGCTTGTAGGGCCTCCGGGCACGGGTAAAACCTTGCTGGCAAAGGCAGTTGCAGGTGAAGCTAAAGTACCGTTCTTTTCTCTTTCAGGATCTGATTTTGTTGAAATGTTTGTGGGTGTAGGTGCTTCACGGGTGCGTGATTTATTTAGACAAGCAAAAGAAAAAGCACCTTCCATTATTTTTATTGATGAGATTGACGCCATTGGTCGGGCACGTGGAAAAAACCTCAACATGGGGTCCAATGATGAGCGTGAAAACACCTTGAATCAATTGCTCACTGAAATGGATGGATTTGGCACCAACAGTGGAGTTATTATTCTTGCAGCAACTAACCGAGCTGATGTATTGGATTCTGCCTTGATGCGTGCAGGTCGTTTTGACCGACAGATTTATGTTGATATGCCTGACATGAACGAGCGCAAAGAAATTTTTATGGTCCACTTAAAACCACTCAAGTTAGAGAATGATTTGGACATTGATTTTCTTGCAAAACAAACTCCGGGGTTCTCAGGTGCTGATATAGCAAATATTTGTAATGAAGCCGCCTTGATTGCTGCGCGTAAAAAGAAAAAAGCAGTTTCAAAACAAGATTTTCTTGATGCAGTTGATCGCATTGTAGGTGGACTTGAAAAGAAAAATAAAATCATTACACCCGAAGAGAAAAAAACCATAGCATATCATGAAGCCGGTCATGCTACTACTTCATGGTTACTTGAACATGCCTCTCCACTTGTGAAGGTTACAATAGTTCCACGCGGGCGCTCGTTAGGTGCTGCATGGTACTTACCTGAAGAACGGCAAATCACTACAACAGAGCAGTTACTTGATGAAATGTGTTATGCACTGGGCGGACGAGCTGCTGAAGAAATTATTTTTGGCAAAATTTCAACGGGCGCATTAAGTGATCTTGAAAAAGTCACCAAGCAAGCATACGCAATGGTATCCATTTACGGCTTGAGTGATAAACTTGGTAATATCAGTTATTATGATCCGCAGGGACAATCTGCTTTCATGCGGCCATACTCTGAAGAGCGCGCCCAATTGATTGATAAAGAAGTGTCGCAAATGATTGAAGAGCAATATCAACGCGCTAAAAAGATTCTGCTTGAGAACAAAGACAAACTATCTGCCTTGGCTGAAAAATTACTTGAACAAGAAGTTATTTTTAAAGATGATTTGATTGCAATTTTCGGTAAAAGGATGTGGGAAAAAGAAGAGGCCAGACCGGCTGATACTATTCACCCGTCTGATGAACAAAAGGACAATGCTGCAGGTGAAAATGCTGCAGATACTAGTACTGAAACAAAACCTCTTCCGCATTAA
- a CDS encoding phosphatidate cytidylyltransferase produces MSNFLQRAITGTLFVIVLIGAILLGGWYMHGLFGLIVVLGLWEFFSLFKATDIKPQKILGTFIGTAIYFLVLLSWYFGEIMMVPLIGLLFLFFMVTAISELFRKTTRPFENVSITLVATLYIVLPFVLLNVYSFEHVLEVETLIWPPLSIFILIWCNDTFAYLTGRLLGKHKLFERISPKKTWEGFIGGVAFAVLAGILLAYFLEWSYSKMITYGIVVGVIGTAGDLVESMLKRNVGVKDSGTILPGHGGILDRFDAVLFVVPVIFFLEKFIFVIH; encoded by the coding sequence ATGAGTAATTTTTTGCAACGAGCTATAACAGGTACCCTGTTTGTTATTGTTCTCATTGGAGCAATATTACTTGGCGGTTGGTATATGCATGGGCTCTTCGGCTTGATTGTTGTGCTTGGCTTGTGGGAATTTTTTTCTCTCTTCAAAGCAACAGACATTAAACCGCAAAAAATATTAGGTACATTCATTGGTACAGCAATTTATTTTTTGGTATTGCTCTCATGGTATTTTGGTGAAATCATGATGGTTCCGCTAATCGGTTTATTGTTCTTATTTTTTATGGTTACAGCCATCTCAGAATTGTTCAGAAAAACTACCCGACCATTTGAAAACGTAAGCATCACATTAGTGGCTACACTTTACATCGTGCTTCCTTTTGTGTTGCTTAATGTATACAGTTTTGAACATGTTTTGGAAGTAGAAACACTCATTTGGCCACCATTGAGCATTTTTATTTTAATCTGGTGCAATGATACGTTCGCTTATCTCACAGGAAGATTGCTAGGCAAACACAAATTATTTGAACGTATCTCACCTAAAAAAACCTGGGAAGGATTTATTGGTGGCGTCGCATTTGCCGTGCTGGCAGGTATTCTTCTGGCTTATTTTCTTGAATGGTCATATAGCAAAATGATCACCTACGGAATTGTGGTTGGCGTAATTGGCACCGCAGGAGATTTGGTTGAGTCCATGTTGAAAAGAAATGTTGGAGTAAAAGATTCAGGAACCATTTTACCCGGTCACGGGGGTATTTTAGACAGGTTTGATGCGGTGCTTTTTGTTGTGCCTGTTATCTTTTTTTTAGAGAAGTTTATTTTTGTAATTCATTGA